The Nocardia arthritidis genome has a window encoding:
- a CDS encoding D-arabinono-1,4-lactone oxidase has protein sequence MTNSWVNWAGDQRCAPAAIVSPRDTDELAEIIGAAATRGQTVRVAGAGHSFSDTVLTDGVLLDLGKLDRILDIDHATGRVRVQAGSTLNAASNALHSHGLAFPNLGDIDVQTIAGATATATHGTGATLQNLSAAMHSIELMLADGSRVELNAETDPDGWRAARVSLGALGIVTEVTLQLVPSFVLEGVERPMPVDELLTELDTHVDGNEHFEFYMFAHSPLAMTKRNNRVALPEQPRGKAVDWFADILMSNYTFDALCRLGRRAPRTIPWIHRGAAYAGSYRRQVDRSYRVFASPRLIRFTEMEYAIPRSHSVDAIREIKELARKFDTPMPIEVRWVAPDDAFLSPATGRETCYIAVHQYRGMDYEPYFRACEAVFDKYDGRPHWGKRHFQTWETLRDRYPDWERFAEARRRFDPKGRFANAYVDRVLGSV, from the coding sequence ATGACCAACTCGTGGGTGAATTGGGCGGGCGATCAGCGCTGTGCCCCGGCGGCCATCGTGTCCCCGCGCGATACCGACGAGCTCGCCGAAATCATCGGCGCCGCCGCCACCCGCGGACAGACCGTCCGGGTGGCGGGTGCGGGCCACTCGTTCAGCGACACCGTCCTCACCGACGGCGTCCTGCTCGATCTCGGCAAACTGGATCGCATACTCGACATAGACCACGCCACGGGCCGGGTCAGGGTTCAGGCGGGCAGCACGCTCAACGCGGCGAGCAATGCGCTGCACTCGCACGGGCTCGCCTTCCCGAATCTCGGCGACATCGACGTGCAGACCATCGCGGGCGCCACCGCGACCGCAACCCACGGAACCGGCGCCACCCTGCAAAACCTTTCCGCCGCAATGCATTCCATCGAGCTGATGCTCGCCGACGGCAGCCGAGTGGAGTTGAACGCCGAAACCGACCCCGACGGCTGGCGCGCGGCGCGGGTCAGCCTCGGCGCGCTCGGCATCGTCACCGAGGTGACGCTGCAACTGGTGCCGTCCTTTGTCCTGGAGGGCGTGGAACGCCCCATGCCGGTCGATGAACTGCTCACCGAGCTGGACACACATGTCGACGGCAACGAGCACTTCGAGTTCTACATGTTTGCGCACAGCCCACTGGCGATGACCAAGCGCAACAACCGGGTCGCGCTGCCGGAGCAGCCGCGCGGCAAGGCGGTGGACTGGTTCGCCGACATCCTCATGTCCAACTACACCTTCGACGCGCTGTGCCGGCTCGGCAGACGGGCCCCGCGCACCATCCCGTGGATCCACCGTGGCGCCGCGTACGCGGGCAGCTACCGCAGGCAGGTGGACCGCTCGTATCGAGTCTTCGCCTCCCCCAGGCTGATTCGGTTCACCGAGATGGAATACGCGATCCCCCGTTCGCATTCCGTCGATGCCATCCGCGAAATCAAGGAACTGGCGCGGAAATTCGATACGCCGATGCCCATCGAGGTGCGCTGGGTCGCACCCGACGACGCGTTCCTCTCCCCCGCGACCGGGCGGGAGACCTGCTATATCGCCGTACACCAGTACCGCGGCATGGACTACGAACCGTATTTCCGTGCCTGCGAAGCGGTTTTCGACAAATATGATGGACGCCCGCACTGGGGCAAGCGCCACTTCCAGACCTGGGAGACACTGCGCGACCGCTACCCGGACTGGGAGCGATTCGCCGAGGCGCGGCGGCGATTCGACCCCAAGGGCCGCTTCGCCAACGCCTACGTCGACCGGGTGCTCGGCTCGGTCTGA
- a CDS encoding SIR2 family NAD-dependent protein deacylase, translated as MTTDWRRRTGRIGVLTGAGISTDSGIPDFRGPRGVWTKDPIAELLSTYDNYIADPDLRSRSWLARRDNPAWQARPNAAHRALVELERGGRAVTIITQNVDRLHQRAGSTPERVIEIHGNMFEVVCVGCDYRTSMEAALGRVADGEPDPPCPECGGILKAATIMFGQQMDARTVTKAALAAQTCEIFLAIGSSLQVEPAASMCAVAVDAGADLIIVNAEPTPYDGIASELVREPIGTAVPRLVSEILSA; from the coding sequence ATGACCACCGACTGGCGCCGCCGCACCGGCCGGATCGGAGTCCTCACCGGCGCGGGCATCTCCACCGATTCCGGCATTCCCGACTTCCGTGGGCCGCGCGGCGTGTGGACGAAAGATCCGATCGCCGAACTGCTTTCGACCTACGACAACTACATCGCCGATCCGGACCTGCGCAGCCGCTCCTGGCTGGCCCGCCGCGACAACCCGGCCTGGCAGGCCAGGCCCAATGCCGCGCACCGGGCGCTGGTGGAGTTGGAGCGGGGCGGGCGGGCGGTCACCATCATCACCCAGAACGTCGACCGGCTGCACCAGCGCGCCGGATCGACGCCGGAGCGGGTGATCGAGATACACGGCAATATGTTCGAGGTGGTCTGCGTCGGCTGCGACTATCGGACATCGATGGAGGCGGCGCTGGGCCGGGTGGCGGACGGGGAACCGGATCCGCCCTGTCCCGAATGCGGCGGAATATTGAAGGCCGCGACGATCATGTTCGGCCAGCAGATGGACGCGCGCACCGTCACCAAGGCCGCGCTCGCCGCGCAGACCTGCGAAATCTTCCTGGCCATCGGCAGTTCACTGCAGGTGGAGCCGGCCGCGTCGATGTGCGCGGTCGCGGTGGACGCCGGTGCGGATCTGATCATCGTGAACGCCGAGCCGACGCCGTACGACGGCATCGCGAGCGAGCTGGTCCGCGAGCCGATCGGCACCGCCGTGCCGCGGCTGGTGTCGGAAATCCTTTCGGCCTGA
- a CDS encoding arsenate reductase ArsC — translation MTHTPSVLFVCVQNAARSQMAAGFLTALAGDRIEVRSAGSEPAAAVDPSAVAAMAELGIDISERRPTPLTDEAVGISDVVVTMGCGEACPFFPGISYRNWDLPDPAGHGLDGIRPIRDRIRILVENLIAELVPVSRH, via the coding sequence ATGACCCACACACCGAGCGTGCTGTTCGTCTGCGTGCAGAACGCGGCGCGATCGCAGATGGCCGCCGGATTCCTGACCGCGCTGGCCGGCGATCGCATCGAAGTGCGTTCGGCGGGCAGCGAACCGGCGGCGGCCGTCGATCCGTCCGCGGTGGCCGCGATGGCCGAGCTCGGCATCGATATCTCCGAGCGGCGCCCGACTCCGTTGACGGACGAGGCGGTCGGTATTTCCGATGTGGTCGTCACCATGGGCTGTGGTGAGGCGTGTCCGTTCTTCCCCGGCATCAGCTACCGCAACTGGGATCTGCCCGATCCGGCCGGGCACGGACTGGACGGCATCCGGCCGATCCGCGATCGCATCCGGATCCTGGTGGAGAACCTCATCGCGGAATTGGTACCGGTGTCCAGGCATTGA
- a CDS encoding VOC family protein, translating to MTPQLSFIGIVVNDMTAALAFYRRLGLTFPAGSETEPHVEAELGGGLRLCLDTEDTVRSFHPEWQPPASPGRIGFAFLCASPAEVDRVYDELTAAGYHGQLKPWDAFWGQRYATVHDPDGNSVDLCAALDS from the coding sequence ATGACTCCACAACTCAGCTTCATCGGCATCGTCGTCAACGATATGACCGCCGCGCTGGCGTTCTATCGCCGGCTCGGACTGACCTTCCCCGCGGGCTCCGAAACCGAACCGCATGTGGAAGCCGAGTTGGGCGGCGGCCTGCGACTGTGCCTCGACACCGAGGACACCGTCCGCTCGTTCCACCCCGAATGGCAGCCGCCCGCCTCGCCGGGCCGCATCGGTTTCGCCTTCCTGTGCGCGAGCCCGGCCGAGGTCGATCGCGTGTACGACGAGCTCACCGCCGCCGGGTACCACGGACAGCTGAAGCCGTGGGACGCGTTCTGGGGCCAGCGGTACGCCACGGTCCACGATCCGGACGGCAACAGCGTCGACCTGTGTGCGGCCCTCGATTCCTGA
- a CDS encoding helix-turn-helix transcriptional regulator: MADETAGYRERPSRMAGAVLWTRTVAVRDASHPVLPDGCIDLIWSDGRLFIAGPDTAAQYPAIRPGASLAGIRFYPGTAPGLLGVPAHELRDRRVDLDELWPTATARRLTEQVDAAEDRGAALESIALARAAAVDPPDPRLRRIVTALDSGWTIAATAEAVGLGPRLLHRRSLAAFGYGPKTLARVLRLQRALRAARGGAPLAETAVVTGFADQAHLSRDVRELTGMPLRELLSR, encoded by the coding sequence ATGGCGGACGAGACGGCAGGCTATCGCGAACGGCCGTCGCGCATGGCCGGTGCCGTCCTCTGGACCCGCACCGTCGCCGTGCGCGACGCGTCGCATCCCGTCCTGCCCGATGGCTGCATCGATCTCATCTGGTCCGACGGGCGTTTGTTCATCGCGGGTCCGGACACCGCGGCCCAGTACCCGGCCATCCGTCCCGGCGCGAGCCTGGCCGGTATCCGCTTCTATCCGGGCACCGCGCCCGGCCTGCTCGGCGTGCCCGCGCACGAATTGCGGGACCGCCGCGTCGATCTGGACGAGCTGTGGCCCACCGCGACGGCCCGCAGGCTCACCGAGCAGGTGGACGCGGCCGAAGATCGCGGCGCCGCGCTGGAATCCATCGCGCTGGCCAGGGCCGCCGCGGTCGATCCGCCCGATCCCCGGCTGCGCCGCATCGTGACGGCTCTGGACTCGGGCTGGACGATCGCCGCCACCGCCGAGGCGGTCGGCCTCGGCCCTCGGCTGCTGCACCGCCGTTCGCTGGCCGCATTCGGCTACGGGCCGAAAACACTGGCCAGGGTGCTGCGGCTACAGCGGGCGCTGAGGGCGGCGCGCGGCGGCGCGCCGCTGGCCGAGACGGCTGTCGTCACCGGCTTCGCCGACCAGGCGCACCTGTCCCGCGACGTGCGCGAACTGACCGGAATGCCGTTGCGGGAGTTGCTATCTCGCTGA
- a CDS encoding TetR family transcriptional regulator: MDDENHAGMRERILAVALDLFGAHGYHRTSVRAIAEQLGITKAGVLYHYPSKYDILAGLAEPLLVAMERTVATAGRAEPAVARRMVVEGLLDVYLAHRYLLRLSLSDLAMAGPGSIFERLRTAMVRANELAAGPHPTFAERVRASQIIASLGDPVVLYAEAPLDELRAEVLAGIELLYGDGPQRVSGQRGRPAALTPELVAVARRMSVDEGRSVPEIARELGVSRATLYRYLK; the protein is encoded by the coding sequence ATGGACGACGAGAATCATGCGGGCATGCGCGAGCGCATTCTGGCGGTCGCGCTCGATCTGTTCGGCGCGCACGGCTACCACCGCACCTCGGTTCGCGCCATCGCCGAACAGCTCGGCATCACCAAAGCCGGTGTGCTGTACCACTATCCGAGCAAGTACGACATTCTCGCCGGCTTGGCCGAGCCGCTACTCGTCGCGATGGAGCGGACCGTCGCCACCGCCGGACGGGCCGAGCCCGCCGTGGCGCGGCGGATGGTGGTCGAGGGTCTGCTCGATGTCTACCTCGCCCACCGCTATCTGCTGCGGCTGAGCCTCAGCGATCTTGCGATGGCCGGTCCCGGCAGTATTTTCGAGCGATTGCGGACGGCCATGGTGCGGGCCAACGAGCTGGCGGCCGGACCGCATCCGACCTTCGCGGAACGGGTGCGCGCCTCGCAGATCATCGCGAGCCTGGGCGATCCGGTCGTGCTCTACGCGGAGGCGCCGCTCGACGAGCTGCGCGCGGAGGTCCTCGCCGGTATCGAACTCCTGTACGGCGATGGACCGCAGCGGGTTTCGGGACAGCGCGGCCGCCCCGCCGCGCTCACCCCCGAACTCGTCGCGGTGGCCCGGCGGATGAGCGTCGACGAGGGCCGCAGTGTTCCGGAAATCGCGCGGGAACTCGGGGTGTCGCGGGCGACGCTCTACCGATATCTCAAATAA